In one Thermococcus sp. 2319x1 genomic region, the following are encoded:
- a CDS encoding GNAT family N-acetyltransferase, which yields MKIVKIENPPFFKEELLRFVFRVYQGTNGAYPALEWVKNKPSPDDFEGFKRVYGPFLEFRLKKEFDELYALRDEDGKLIGTVALVYNLDGKEAWWVPEEIKDEKTGLIEFFMVDPTYKGKGYGSKLLEFAVERLRELGKEAYVITFPHLEAYSYYLKKGFKKLMDYKEFVVLKKES from the coding sequence ATGAAGATTGTAAAAATTGAAAATCCGCCCTTCTTCAAGGAAGAACTCCTCAGATTTGTCTTCAGAGTCTACCAAGGAACAAATGGAGCTTATCCCGCATTGGAGTGGGTGAAAAACAAACCATCCCCTGATGATTTTGAAGGCTTTAAAAGAGTTTATGGGCCTTTTCTTGAATTTAGGCTTAAGAAAGAGTTTGATGAGCTCTATGCCCTTCGCGACGAGGATGGAAAACTAATAGGCACTGTTGCTTTGGTGTACAATCTTGATGGCAAAGAAGCATGGTGGGTGCCCGAGGAGATAAAGGATGAAAAGACAGGCCTCATAGAGTTCTTTATGGTTGATCCAACATACAAAGGAAAAGGCTATGGCTCAAAGCTTTTGGAATTTGCAGTTGAAAGGCTTAGGGAGCTCGGAAAAGAAGCATATGTGATAACCTTTCCGCATCTTGAGGCTTACTCATACTACCTTAAAAAGGGCTTCAAAAAGCTCATGGATTACAAAGAGTTCGTTGTGCTGAAAAAAGAGAGTTAA
- a CDS encoding peroxiredoxin yields the protein MSYLDIKVIDEGGKEAPLMEFVKGKYTVLYFYPKDNTPGCTTEAKEFTELIEEFERLGVQVIGVSRDPPETHRKFKEKHGLKVKLLSDPNGELHKALGAWGKKKLYGKEYEGAIRSTFILNPEGEIVWKKIKVRAKGHAKEVLEEIKKLISPENQI from the coding sequence ATGAGCTATCTCGATATTAAAGTTATAGATGAAGGAGGAAAAGAAGCTCCTCTGATGGAGTTTGTGAAAGGAAAATACACTGTGCTGTATTTTTATCCGAAAGATAACACTCCTGGCTGTACAACAGAGGCAAAGGAGTTCACTGAGCTTATTGAAGAATTCGAAAGACTTGGAGTTCAAGTTATAGGAGTTTCCCGAGATCCCCCAGAAACTCACAGAAAATTCAAAGAGAAGCATGGACTTAAAGTTAAGCTTCTCAGCGACCCAAATGGCGAGCTCCACAAAGCTCTTGGAGCCTGGGGAAAGAAGAAACTTTACGGTAAGGAATATGAGGGAGCAATAAGGAGCACCTTCATACTTAACCCAGAGGGAGAGATAGTCTGGAAGAAGATAAAAGTTAGAGCCAAAGGGCACGCGAAAGAAGTGCTTGAAGAGATCAAAAAGTTAATATCCCCAGAAAACCAAATTTAA
- a CDS encoding ferritin family protein, with translation MKEINALALALEVEKAELRFYIEMAKKARDERAKKMFLFLAGEEAEHWDVFEKKFVEKLLQKPEMPQVDEELLEKLTPKYEGELSEVKAVELGMEQEKLTWEFYEKAAEGAEDENVRKIFNELAKVEKAHYELLKAQYDSLMKTGIWMDYQDFSLEVD, from the coding sequence ATGAAGGAAATCAATGCTCTCGCACTCGCTTTGGAGGTTGAAAAAGCGGAGCTAAGATTTTACATAGAGATGGCCAAAAAGGCAAGGGATGAGAGGGCAAAAAAGATGTTCCTCTTTTTGGCGGGGGAAGAGGCTGAACACTGGGATGTTTTTGAGAAGAAGTTTGTAGAAAAGCTCCTTCAAAAACCAGAAATGCCTCAGGTTGACGAGGAACTTTTGGAAAAGCTTACCCCGAAGTATGAGGGAGAGCTTAGCGAGGTTAAAGCTGTAGAACTGGGGATGGAGCAGGAAAAGCTTACGTGGGAGTTCTATGAAAAAGCGGCGGAAGGAGCTGAGGATGAAAACGTTAGGAAAATCTTTAACGAGCTGGCAAAAGTTGAAAAGGCACACTATGAGCTTTTGAAGGCACAGTACGACTCCCTCATGAAGACGGGCATATGGATGGATTACCAAGATTTCAGCCTTGAGGTTGATTGA
- a CDS encoding encapsulin has translation MLAINPTLINRDRPYSKEELMEALRLATIAELDAINLYEQMARFTEDERFKKVFLDVAREEKAHVGEFMALLLSLDPEQINELKGGFGEVEELTGIKTELDPLEENETEENGYLKILREALLDAIEKGRTLLHSLPKTKISGQSFRVDIISFRDGVKVVKQEYKPIPMLTKKFYVGLRELSDKTYDPAIAVKAGELLVKDEEALVIKEILSNEGVKKLKLGSWDNTEEALSDLMNALQEASKASAGPFGVIIHPKRYAKLLRVHEKGGRMLIEVLKEVFKGGILVTPSIDENKVIVFANTPAVLDVVIGQDADLKELGPEGEEVAFLASEALAVRIKSPEAIVVLE, from the coding sequence ATGCTGGCAATAAATCCGACCCTGATAAATAGGGATAGGCCCTATTCTAAGGAAGAACTTATGGAAGCCCTAAGGTTGGCAACAATAGCTGAACTTGATGCCATAAACCTCTATGAACAGATGGCAAGGTTTACGGAGGATGAAAGGTTCAAAAAGGTATTCTTGGATGTTGCAAGGGAAGAAAAAGCCCATGTTGGAGAATTTATGGCTCTTCTGTTAAGCTTAGACCCAGAGCAGATCAACGAACTCAAAGGTGGATTTGGGGAGGTTGAGGAGTTAACAGGAATTAAAACCGAACTCGACCCATTGGAGGAGAATGAAACGGAAGAAAATGGGTATCTCAAGATTTTGAGGGAGGCCCTTCTAGATGCAATTGAAAAGGGGAGAACACTTCTCCACTCACTTCCAAAAACAAAGATAAGCGGTCAGTCATTCAGGGTGGACATTATAAGCTTTAGAGACGGAGTAAAGGTAGTTAAGCAGGAGTACAAGCCAATTCCGATGCTCACAAAGAAGTTCTACGTTGGACTGAGAGAACTAAGCGATAAAACCTACGATCCTGCAATAGCGGTAAAAGCGGGCGAACTGCTCGTTAAGGACGAAGAGGCCCTTGTAATAAAGGAGATACTCTCAAACGAAGGTGTAAAGAAGCTGAAGCTTGGTTCTTGGGATAATACAGAAGAAGCTCTGAGCGATCTTATGAACGCTCTCCAAGAAGCATCAAAGGCCTCTGCAGGGCCATTTGGAGTAATAATACATCCAAAGAGATATGCCAAGCTGTTAAGGGTTCACGAGAAAGGTGGAAGAATGCTCATAGAGGTTTTGAAGGAAGTTTTCAAGGGTGGCATACTGGTAACTCCAAGCATTGACGAAAACAAAGTAATCGTGTTCGCAAACACCCCGGCAGTTCTTGACGTTGTCATTGGCCAAGATGCAGACCTAAAAGAGCTCGGACCAGAAGGGGAAGAAGTAGCGTTTTTAGCAAGTGAAGCCCTCGCAGTAAGAATAAAGAGCCCGGAGGCAATTGTAGTCCTCGAATGA
- a CDS encoding ferritin family protein — protein sequence MVDPLVKKAAEVEDKAAKSYTEGLAKIRGQGLKYTAAEAVITRIAVDTIIHKHLMKAILEAQKELEKFRKGYEHVKEPMEIEPTKEQALLVKRFAEMHLEIEKDMIETYKKMAEKMTHPLFKGIAEALVKNEEEHHRLLAELIAKYKE from the coding sequence ATGGTAGATCCTCTTGTTAAAAAGGCTGCCGAAGTTGAGGACAAGGCGGCCAAGAGTTATACCGAAGGATTGGCAAAGATTAGGGGTCAGGGGCTGAAGTATACCGCCGCGGAGGCGGTTATAACGCGGATAGCCGTTGATACAATAATCCACAAACACCTGATGAAGGCCATTCTCGAGGCTCAAAAGGAGCTTGAGAAATTTAGAAAAGGTTATGAACATGTAAAAGAGCCGATGGAAATAGAACCCACTAAGGAACAGGCTCTTCTTGTGAAAAGGTTTGCCGAGATGCACCTTGAAATTGAAAAGGACATGATAGAAACATACAAAAAGATGGCCGAGAAGATGACGCATCCTCTCTTCAAGGGAATAGCGGAAGCACTCGTTAAAAACGAAGAAGAACACCACAGGCTCTTAGCGGAGCTCATAGCCAAGTACAAGGAGTGA
- a CDS encoding ferritin family protein yields the protein MESGSFTPEDLEVILDKLKKLDEKSLLAYWIKGEHDEAEFYEKLAQRAKELGLPESLVETFIILSKESKEHGDTLRNIFLRNYGEEPIPPDLPPIEVAPLLDKFERAEDVFEVLKLAMESELLAKKLYTHLAENEKREEFKKIYLILAAVESSHYERLKGEFEILKKLKRRKNPMGSLLVLGYELR from the coding sequence TTGGAGAGCGGGAGTTTTACCCCTGAGGACCTTGAGGTAATACTCGATAAACTCAAAAAGCTGGACGAAAAGTCCCTGTTAGCCTACTGGATCAAAGGAGAGCACGATGAGGCTGAATTCTACGAAAAGCTGGCTCAGAGGGCAAAGGAACTCGGCCTTCCCGAATCCCTGGTGGAGACCTTCATCATCCTCTCAAAGGAGTCGAAGGAGCACGGAGACACACTAAGAAATATATTCCTCCGGAATTACGGAGAAGAGCCCATTCCACCTGATTTACCCCCTATCGAGGTTGCACCACTTCTGGATAAATTCGAAAGGGCCGAGGACGTTTTTGAGGTGCTTAAACTTGCAATGGAGAGTGAACTGCTGGCGAAGAAACTATACACGCACCTTGCCGAGAACGAGAAAAGGGAAGAGTTCAAAAAAATCTACCTGATCCTCGCGGCGGTGGAAAGTTCCCACTACGAGAGGCTAAAGGGCGAGTTTGAAATACTTAAAAAGCTAAAGAGAAGGAAAAATCCCATGGGCTCACTCCTTGTACTTGGCTATGAGCTCCGCTAA
- a CDS encoding mechanosensitive ion channel family protein, translating to MAALDKPLPYVGVTPMQVITAIAILTVGYIVAKVITASFKRGLKKTKLPELVVEFLGRFLSALLYVAVLLLAVRALGIEVGSVVLGLSAVIGLILGFGMQDTLTNLAAGVWIAALRPIDMGEVVEVAGKTGTVRAVGIMSTELLTADNTLITIPNKLVWGSVITNYTRMPTRRVDVNVGVAYGTDLDRAIKIAMELMENHPKVLKDPAPSVVITGLADSSINLQLRAWVKTEDFWGVKGDLTRGIYEAYVREGIEIPFPQLDVHIKEMPK from the coding sequence GTGGCAGCTCTTGATAAACCGCTCCCCTACGTGGGAGTTACCCCGATGCAGGTGATAACCGCGATAGCAATACTTACAGTGGGCTACATCGTGGCAAAGGTCATCACGGCCTCCTTCAAGAGGGGTCTGAAGAAGACGAAGCTCCCGGAGCTCGTCGTCGAGTTCCTCGGAAGGTTTCTCAGCGCCCTCCTCTACGTGGCGGTGCTACTGCTCGCGGTGAGGGCCTTAGGCATTGAGGTTGGCTCGGTTGTGCTCGGCCTGTCAGCAGTTATAGGCTTAATCCTGGGCTTTGGCATGCAGGACACGCTAACGAACCTCGCAGCCGGCGTGTGGATAGCCGCTCTAAGGCCTATTGACATGGGTGAGGTCGTTGAGGTAGCGGGAAAGACCGGAACAGTTAGGGCCGTGGGCATAATGAGCACCGAGCTCTTAACGGCCGACAACACGCTCATAACAATCCCCAACAAGCTCGTGTGGGGGAGCGTAATAACCAACTACACCAGGATGCCCACGAGGAGAGTTGACGTCAACGTCGGCGTCGCCTACGGAACTGACCTCGATAGAGCGATAAAGATAGCGATGGAGCTTATGGAGAACCACCCGAAGGTTCTCAAAGACCCGGCTCCGAGTGTTGTGATAACTGGGCTTGCGGACTCGTCAATAAACCTCCAGCTGAGGGCTTGGGTTAAAACAGAGGACTTCTGGGGGGTCAAGGGAGACCTCACCAGGGGCATCTACGAGGCCTACGTGAGGGAGGGAATAGAGATACCCTTCCCGCAGCTGGATGTCCACATCAAGGAGATGCCAAAGTGA
- a CDS encoding beta-galactosidase trimerization domain-containing protein: MNLKITMTITLVILLISAGPVTSNSPQNQNPKILFVCSDLEDVTLANSFGDDVDILYLGKDLPDDRSLLSDILYLSKYDEIWILDLNVQWTEGGRLNEGEIETLAEYVGSGGVLVVGLNTYSQSWSRKLDNVFGVKILRVERPVEDGEDWDIVFGGKVYPYNDTYQEVVVRTAGAKVIAAYKNGNPAVTMNHYGSGVAVLMTFNPIKAYVEVDHSFLEVYLAISSEALKERKNPPTVGTAKKTLILLKRVLLHPLTLGLIAFIFLELPAYLGFLPVDLTVFFVAPLVPFWGRIKKRKRCKHLLEAISVMRGVTISKLAEEMGEKARRLKFCVAVLKLKRTISMLDISRLGEKDYLITLHGLEAEGVAAWMIKRYPRLMEKIASHPGITILDLARTSNMPPYEVLELLREMSRYGVVEIRKMPFDYEVYPTRALSRWFEE, from the coding sequence TTGAACCTGAAAATCACTATGACAATAACGCTGGTAATCTTGCTTATTTCTGCTGGCCCGGTTACCTCAAACTCCCCTCAGAATCAGAACCCTAAAATTCTGTTTGTGTGCAGCGACTTGGAAGACGTTACACTGGCGAATTCTTTCGGGGATGACGTTGACATCCTTTACCTCGGCAAAGACCTTCCAGATGATCGCTCTCTCCTATCCGATATTCTGTATCTTTCCAAATACGATGAAATATGGATTCTCGACCTCAACGTCCAGTGGACAGAGGGTGGAAGGCTGAATGAAGGGGAGATAGAGACGCTGGCGGAGTACGTTGGGAGCGGCGGTGTCCTCGTTGTTGGCCTCAACACCTACTCCCAGAGCTGGAGCAGAAAGCTGGACAATGTCTTTGGGGTCAAGATACTGCGTGTGGAGAGACCAGTTGAGGACGGGGAGGATTGGGACATAGTGTTTGGCGGTAAGGTTTACCCCTATAACGACACCTACCAAGAAGTAGTTGTCAGAACAGCGGGCGCAAAGGTTATTGCAGCTTATAAGAACGGAAACCCCGCCGTAACGATGAACCACTATGGTTCTGGTGTTGCCGTCCTGATGACATTTAACCCGATAAAAGCCTATGTTGAGGTAGACCATTCTTTCCTCGAGGTTTATCTGGCGATTTCTAGCGAAGCCTTGAAAGAGAGAAAGAATCCTCCCACTGTGGGTACTGCTAAGAAGACGTTGATCCTTTTGAAGAGAGTTCTGCTTCATCCGCTTACCCTTGGGCTAATTGCCTTTATCTTCCTCGAACTTCCTGCGTATCTTGGCTTCCTGCCCGTAGATCTTACAGTTTTCTTTGTGGCTCCACTGGTGCCCTTCTGGGGCCGCATTAAGAAAAGAAAAAGGTGTAAACACCTCCTTGAAGCTATCTCCGTGATGAGAGGGGTTACCATATCCAAACTGGCAGAAGAGATGGGGGAGAAAGCCCGTCGCTTAAAGTTCTGTGTGGCCGTCCTTAAGCTGAAGAGAACGATCAGCATGCTGGATATCTCCCGGCTTGGCGAGAAGGACTATCTTATAACCCTCCACGGTCTTGAGGCCGAGGGCGTTGCGGCATGGATGATAAAGCGGTATCCACGCCTCATGGAGAAAATAGCCTCTCATCCAGGGATTACCATACTTGACCTAGCTCGCACCTCAAACATGCCTCCCTACGAAGTCCTTGAGCTGCTCAGGGAGATGTCTAGGTATGGAGTTGTTGAGATACGAAAAATGCCCTTCGACTACGAAGTATACCCCACCAGAGCCCTTTCGAGGTGGTTTGAGGAATGA
- a CDS encoding glycosyltransferase family 2 protein, protein MRRKVFSYLSAYIVSAYVVYLEYSFLQWASWKSVLVVFGSEVDRYSVYSFVRYLFYLTGAFIILFYSAYFIFYLYYRSNEGLIKLPRFYPTVSIVVPAHNEAMNIERFIESVEYQDYPRELVEVIIVDDGSQDETSEIASKYGVKIIRHEKNLGKAQSLEDGIKSANGEVVLTMDADSYFGNGYSLRRIVESLYERPFIGISTGVIRIEQRFGSLLEKFQEIEFLHSFEVGRRVQGYLGWLLVVSGAFSAFKSYFIKSLPALPKDTLAEDFDLTVIAFRVGLDSNFEPGAIVYTEPEMSWKRLYRQRIRWYYGGLQVLSKHHDLILNRKYGEKGLFMFLHLILLEYVLAVLQIIGMILLPLIVLSRHFLGIAITDINLPPDVMAFLFLVVISTQYLPAIFMSTVVVAIERSPRRALRNFPAIFLYYLLYNPLLSLAKLDATLRFLRGVDQEW, encoded by the coding sequence ATGAGGAGAAAGGTTTTTTCGTATCTCTCTGCTTATATAGTCTCCGCGTATGTGGTCTATCTGGAATATTCCTTTCTCCAGTGGGCCAGCTGGAAGTCAGTTCTCGTAGTTTTCGGGTCTGAAGTCGACAGATACTCTGTTTACTCCTTCGTCCGCTACCTTTTCTACCTCACCGGGGCTTTTATCATACTCTTTTACAGTGCTTATTTCATCTTCTACCTTTACTACCGGTCGAATGAGGGGCTTATCAAACTCCCCCGCTTCTATCCTACAGTGTCGATTGTGGTGCCCGCCCACAACGAGGCGATGAATATAGAGAGGTTCATCGAGAGTGTTGAGTATCAGGATTACCCTCGTGAACTCGTTGAAGTCATAATCGTTGATGACGGAAGCCAGGATGAAACATCTGAGATAGCATCGAAATACGGGGTGAAGATAATCCGACACGAAAAAAACCTTGGAAAAGCTCAATCTCTGGAGGATGGAATAAAATCTGCGAATGGAGAGGTTGTACTAACGATGGATGCCGATTCGTATTTTGGGAACGGGTACTCCTTGAGGAGGATCGTCGAGAGCCTGTATGAACGCCCCTTCATTGGGATTTCAACTGGGGTGATAAGGATAGAGCAGCGGTTTGGAAGCCTGCTCGAGAAATTCCAAGAGATAGAGTTCCTGCATTCATTTGAAGTGGGGAGAAGAGTCCAGGGTTACCTTGGCTGGTTACTCGTTGTTTCCGGCGCTTTCTCAGCTTTTAAGAGCTATTTTATAAAATCCCTACCCGCACTTCCAAAGGATACTCTGGCTGAAGACTTTGACCTCACGGTTATAGCCTTCAGGGTAGGGCTTGACTCAAATTTTGAGCCCGGAGCCATCGTATACACCGAGCCGGAAATGAGCTGGAAAAGGCTGTACCGTCAGAGGATACGGTGGTACTACGGCGGTCTTCAGGTTTTGAGTAAGCACCATGACCTTATTTTGAATAGGAAATACGGGGAGAAGGGCCTCTTCATGTTTCTTCACCTAATTCTGCTGGAGTACGTTCTGGCGGTTCTTCAGATCATAGGGATGATTCTCCTACCCCTTATCGTCCTCTCCAGGCACTTTCTGGGAATTGCCATAACCGACATAAACCTGCCTCCGGACGTTATGGCGTTTCTGTTCCTCGTTGTCATCTCTACCCAGTATCTGCCGGCCATATTTATGAGCACCGTTGTGGTGGCCATTGAAAGAAGTCCAAGGAGAGCTTTGAGAAACTTCCCTGCGATCTTTCTATACTACCTCCTCTACAACCCTCTGCTCTCCCTGGCAAAACTAGATGCAACGTTGAGGTTTCTCAGGGGGGTGGATCAGGAATGGTGA
- a CDS encoding helix-turn-helix domain-containing protein, translated as MVRASHFFALIVVALFTLLPPVVAFTVVYVASDPGDIPLYNAISNRTGVLLSKEPSGNLIVALDVNYAFLNGSDKDLPVNLIGEAKKGKTVIVGLNTLRAVEKVNPRILEFAGIQLNYTTVGILPIEPNGLLKFEKFGYDSDRYGLVIVRARNSKVLLDSGGMQIVTEISLGKGKLVVVGINPTAYYLDTSNPGVVEFVVSLIDHYSRPGSSRALLVGGALGAAVLAGYAATSNNPHVQRFRELIKSFPVIVIGRFLTPPAEVLQNSTRRGIYEYIKAKGYSTLIDVVSTFGISRTNAKWHLRVLTRAKLLEETNVGNTIVFHPIGKKEEAIKLFLLENKTRKRIYELIIERPMGVSELSRLLGVSKSTVHHNLTTMEEYGLVRKREDGVYEAIKSVSGEKEHSGTDSLSHGVSGSNIVDWLRGGEAPHED; from the coding sequence ATGGTGAGGGCATCACACTTCTTCGCGCTTATTGTGGTTGCACTCTTCACTCTTTTACCACCTGTTGTTGCCTTTACGGTGGTTTACGTTGCTTCCGATCCGGGGGACATTCCGCTTTACAACGCCATTTCGAACCGTACTGGAGTCCTCCTCAGCAAGGAACCATCGGGAAACCTGATAGTTGCACTCGACGTAAACTATGCTTTTCTGAACGGGAGTGACAAAGACCTTCCAGTGAATCTTATTGGTGAGGCTAAGAAAGGAAAAACGGTTATAGTCGGGCTGAACACACTGAGGGCAGTCGAAAAGGTAAATCCAAGGATTCTGGAATTCGCCGGGATACAGCTGAACTATACAACTGTGGGAATACTCCCGATTGAACCTAACGGCCTTCTTAAGTTTGAAAAGTTTGGGTACGATTCCGACAGATATGGGCTCGTTATTGTACGTGCAAGAAACTCGAAGGTTCTCCTTGATTCGGGGGGAATGCAGATAGTTACTGAGATTTCCCTCGGAAAGGGAAAGCTTGTTGTGGTAGGAATCAATCCAACGGCCTACTATCTGGACACCAGCAATCCTGGGGTGGTGGAGTTTGTTGTTTCCCTGATAGACCACTACTCTCGCCCCGGTTCTTCACGGGCCCTTCTGGTGGGTGGCGCCCTTGGAGCGGCAGTTTTGGCTGGATACGCGGCGACTTCGAACAATCCGCATGTACAAAGGTTTAGAGAGCTGATCAAGTCATTTCCCGTAATCGTTATCGGCCGCTTCCTCACGCCCCCCGCGGAGGTTCTGCAGAACAGTACAAGACGGGGAATATACGAGTACATAAAAGCCAAGGGATACTCAACTCTCATCGACGTGGTTTCGACCTTTGGGATATCAAGAACAAACGCAAAGTGGCACTTACGTGTCCTTACCAGGGCAAAGCTCCTTGAGGAGACGAATGTCGGCAATACAATCGTATTTCACCCAATCGGGAAAAAGGAAGAAGCCATCAAGCTCTTCCTGCTCGAGAACAAGACACGGAAAAGGATTTATGAACTCATAATTGAGAGACCGATGGGGGTGAGTGAGCTCTCCCGGTTACTCGGTGTGAGCAAGTCGACGGTTCATCACAACCTCACCACAATGGAGGAGTACGGTCTCGTAAGGAAACGGGAGGATGGGGTGTATGAGGCGATTAAATCTGTCTCAGGAGAGAAAGAACATTCTGGTACTGATAGTCTATCTCACGGTGTTTCCGGTAGTAACATTGTTGATTGGCTTCGCGGTGGGGAAGCCCCTCACGAGGATTGA
- the artF gene encoding archaeosortase family protein ArtF, translating to MFPVVTLLIGFAVGKPLTRIEASNIHLLLGTFGIDNYLIGKQVYLPTDRISFEITWQCSGTFSMTLYTLIYLFLPGLKKKPLEWLFGVSTLYIANIFRVFFSIYLYHRFGKGAFNTFHYTIGPILLFLLVVFLIANAFLLGLRSSGKSPKF from the coding sequence GTGTTTCCGGTAGTAACATTGTTGATTGGCTTCGCGGTGGGGAAGCCCCTCACGAGGATTGAGGCATCTAATATCCATCTCTTGCTCGGAACTTTTGGGATAGACAACTACCTCATTGGAAAGCAGGTATATCTCCCCACGGACAGGATATCCTTTGAAATAACCTGGCAGTGTAGCGGAACCTTTAGCATGACGCTTTACACCCTGATTTACCTCTTCCTCCCCGGACTTAAGAAGAAACCCCTTGAGTGGCTCTTTGGAGTTTCAACCTTATACATCGCAAACATCTTCCGTGTGTTCTTTTCTATCTATCTCTACCACCGATTTGGGAAGGGTGCCTTCAATACGTTTCATTATACAATTGGGCCAATCCTGCTGTTCCTACTTGTTGTCTTCCTCATAGCCAATGCATTTTTGCTTGGTTTGAGGTCTTCCGGGAAATCCCCCAAATTTTGA